One window of Quercus robur chromosome 5, dhQueRobu3.1, whole genome shotgun sequence genomic DNA carries:
- the LOC126728485 gene encoding uncharacterized protein LOC126728485, with product MPPRNSAPSSSELNPENLEGVFNAIRSLAEVVEKHVSTSGTAKPKDAEIEGCTIEQFRKMGPPSFLGNPDPIEAETWIMQMEKIFDVVGCTEVQKVSFASFMLKGEAEHWWRSTKKTLPLEKDEILTWTIFLDAFYEKYFPESIRDEKEVEFMELIQGNKTVLQYEAKFTELARFAPHIVSDDVRKAKKFQRGLRPSIRTRMAALRLKAYSEVVETAKVVERECEDYQRIRDQNKKRSKPEESQKENENDKPFKKKTTIELEPKVVQHVIENCSKCGKKHNGVCCRESGACFKCGKMGHLIKDCLALKTEPMVKLNDMNQRPKIQGRVFAITGQSDEETKSDWLA from the exons ATGCCACCCCGCAATTCTGCCCCTTCTAGTTCTGAGCTAAATCCTGAAAACCTTGAGGGTGTTTTTAATGCTATTAGAAGTCTTGCTGAGGTGGTGGAAAAACATGTTAGTACTAGTGGAACAGCTAAGCCCAAAGATGCTGAGATTGAAGGATGTACCATTGAGCAATTCAGGAAAATGGGTCCTCCTTCATTTTTGGGAAACCCTGATCCTATAGAAGCAGAGACTTGGATAATGCAAATGGAGAAAATATTTGATGTGGTTGGTTGTACTGAAGTGCAAAAAGTCTCTTTTGCTTCATTTATGCTGAAAGGGGAAGCAGAGCATTGGTGGAGATCCACTAAAAAGACTTTGCCACTTGAGAAAGACGAGATATTGACTTGGACTATTTTCCTTGAtgctttttatgagaaatattttcCAGAAAGTATACGGGATGAGAAAGAAGTGGAGTTTATGGAGCTCATTCAAGGGAACAAAACGGTATTACAGTATGAGGCTAAATTTACTGAGTTGGCTCGATTTGCCCCTCATATTGTGTCTGATGATGTTAGGAAGGCTAAGAAATTTCAAAGGGGTCTACGACCAAGTATTAGAACTAGGATGGCAGCCTTACGATTGAAGGCTTATTCTGAGGTAGTAGAAACTGCAAAAGTTGTTGAGAGGGAATGTGAAGACTATCAGAGGATTCgagatcaaaataaaaagagatccAAGCCTGAAgaatctcaaaaagaaaatgaaaatgacaaaCCATTCAAAAAGAAGACTACAATAGAACTAGAACCTAAGGTGGTGCAACATGTAATAGAGAATTGTTCAAAGTGTGGTAAAAAGCATAACGGTGTTTGCTGTCGTGAAAGTGGGGCATGTTTTAAGTGTGGAAAAATGGGTCATCTTATCAAAGATTGCCTAGCTTTGAAGACTGAGCCGATGGTTAAGCTTAATGATATGAATCAAAGGCCAAAAATCCAAGGACGAGTGTTTGCTATTACTGGGCAAAGTGATGAGGAAACTAAGTCAG ATTGGTTAGCATGA